One part of the Streptomyces lydicus genome encodes these proteins:
- a CDS encoding DUF6243 family protein, whose product MSKGNAGGMLGVGGTRSKLSRGALRGGGSAGRGGRERAGQEAQRSELLRRFQERARGE is encoded by the coding sequence ATGAGCAAGGGAAACGCGGGCGGCATGCTGGGCGTCGGCGGCACCCGGAGCAAGCTGTCGCGCGGTGCGCTGCGCGGCGGCGGGAGCGCCGGCCGCGGCGGCCGGGAGCGCGCCGGGCAGGAGGCGCAGCGGAGTGAGCTGCTGCGCAGATTCCAGGAGCGGGCGCGCGGGGAGTGA
- a CDS encoding TetR/AcrR family transcriptional regulator, with amino-acid sequence MVSKPAPDSPPGSAGGTPTRRSERSRRAIFDAALALVGEVGYDKLTIEGIASRAGVGKQTIYRWWPSKAAVLLDAFTADSDEDYAEGLPDTGDLAADLKFVLRATADEFNDPAFQAPYRALAVAGANDEEVSRAFVGRLLEPGIRVYVERLRAAQEAGEVAADVDVRVAAEMVLSPFSQRWLMRTGPLTHEFVDTLVDQVLRGLRPRG; translated from the coding sequence ATGGTCAGCAAACCCGCCCCGGACTCTCCCCCTGGCTCCGCCGGGGGGACCCCCACCCGCCGCAGCGAACGCTCCCGCCGCGCGATCTTCGACGCCGCCCTCGCGCTCGTCGGCGAGGTCGGCTACGACAAGCTCACGATCGAAGGCATCGCCTCCCGGGCCGGGGTCGGCAAGCAGACGATCTACCGCTGGTGGCCCTCCAAGGCCGCCGTCCTCCTGGACGCGTTCACCGCCGACAGCGACGAGGACTACGCCGAGGGCCTGCCGGACACCGGCGACCTGGCCGCGGACCTGAAGTTCGTGCTGCGGGCGACCGCCGACGAGTTCAACGACCCGGCCTTCCAGGCCCCCTATCGCGCCCTCGCGGTGGCCGGCGCCAACGACGAGGAGGTCTCCCGCGCCTTCGTCGGCCGGCTGCTGGAGCCCGGCATCCGCGTCTACGTCGAACGGCTGCGCGCGGCGCAGGAGGCCGGCGAGGTCGCCGCCGACGTCGATGTGCGGGTGGCCGCCGAGATGGTGCTGAGTCCCTTCTCACAGCGCTGGCTGATGCGCACCGGCCCGCTGACCCACGAATTCGTCGACACCCTGGTCGACCAGGTACTGCGTGGTCTGCGGCCCCGCGGCTGA
- a CDS encoding bifunctional DNA primase/polymerase — MERKSRFSQWLRRPKSGSDGRDTDTGSAAARSREDLLLAAAGAGFPIAPAAHPSGYGCSCERIGCPTPGRHPVSFGWQTVATTDRDKVAAWIRTLPQANFITATGIAHDVLDVPVEAGRSALERLEAAGIEVGPITLSGAGFGDGRMLFFTATRGTPDDEDEWWPCELDCHPETLDEHPGLRWHCRGSYVLLPPSTLPGDQPAVTWLRGPELPLPDPLTLLESLTDACAAFHDRTDREPYHETAAWPIGR, encoded by the coding sequence ATGGAACGCAAGAGCAGGTTCTCCCAGTGGCTGCGCCGGCCGAAGAGCGGATCGGACGGGCGCGATACGGACACGGGATCAGCGGCTGCCCGCAGCCGCGAGGACCTGCTGCTGGCCGCGGCCGGAGCGGGCTTCCCCATCGCCCCGGCGGCCCACCCCTCCGGCTACGGCTGTTCCTGTGAACGCATCGGCTGTCCCACGCCCGGCCGGCATCCCGTCTCCTTCGGCTGGCAGACCGTCGCCACCACCGACCGCGACAAGGTCGCCGCCTGGATCCGCACCCTCCCGCAGGCCAACTTCATCACCGCCACCGGCATCGCCCACGACGTGCTCGACGTCCCCGTCGAGGCCGGCCGCAGCGCCCTGGAACGGCTGGAGGCCGCGGGCATCGAGGTCGGGCCGATCACGCTCAGCGGCGCCGGCTTCGGCGACGGCCGGATGCTGTTCTTCACGGCCACCCGCGGCACCCCCGACGACGAGGACGAGTGGTGGCCCTGCGAGCTGGACTGCCACCCCGAGACCCTCGACGAGCACCCGGGCCTGCGCTGGCACTGCCGCGGCAGCTACGTCCTGCTGCCCCCCTCGACCCTCCCCGGCGACCAGCCCGCGGTGACCTGGCTGCGCGGCCCCGAGCTGCCGCTGCCGGACCCGCTGACGCTGCTGGAGTCGCTCACCGACGCCTGCGCCGCGTTCCACGACCGCACCGACCGCGAGCCGTACCACGAGACGGCGGCCTGGCCGATCGGCCGCTGA
- the efeB gene encoding iron uptake transporter deferrochelatase/peroxidase subunit yields MTHDDGRTSADATTGDEKAAEGTRAADGRAPSRRSLIGWGGAGLALGAVAAGGTAAALRTGSDAQPAGADATTGAAITFHGAHQAGIASAVQDRLHFAAFDVTTDDRDELIALLKEWTKAAARMTAGDAVGDGAVGGLAEAPPDDTGEALGLPPSRLTLTFGVGPTLFEKDGKDRFGLKDRRPEALIDLPQFPGDNLDKTRSGGDLCIQACADDPQVAVHAIRNLARIGMGKIAIRWSQLGFGKTSSTTPDAQTPRNMLGFKDGTRNIAGTDTAALDKHVWVGEKDEKGKAGWMAGGSYLVARRIRMHIETWDRTSLKEQEDVFGRDKGEGAPVGRKNERDEPHLKSMLPTAHVRLAHPDTNGGIRILRRGYSFTDGTDGLGRLDAGLFFLAYQRDVREGFVPLQRRLAANDALNEYIQHVGSAVFAVPPGVRKADDWWGRQLFA; encoded by the coding sequence ATGACGCACGACGACGGCAGGACGAGCGCGGACGCCACCACCGGCGACGAGAAGGCCGCCGAGGGCACCCGGGCGGCCGACGGGCGGGCACCGTCCCGGCGTTCGCTGATCGGCTGGGGCGGGGCCGGGCTGGCGCTCGGCGCGGTCGCGGCCGGCGGTACGGCGGCGGCGCTGCGCACCGGCAGCGACGCGCAGCCGGCCGGCGCGGACGCCACCACGGGCGCCGCCATCACCTTCCACGGCGCGCACCAGGCGGGCATCGCCAGCGCCGTCCAGGACCGGCTGCACTTCGCCGCGTTCGACGTCACCACCGACGACCGCGACGAGCTGATCGCGCTGCTCAAGGAGTGGACGAAGGCGGCGGCGCGGATGACGGCCGGCGACGCGGTCGGCGACGGCGCGGTCGGTGGACTGGCGGAGGCCCCGCCGGACGACACCGGCGAGGCGCTCGGCCTGCCGCCGTCCCGGCTCACCCTCACCTTCGGCGTCGGACCGACGCTGTTCGAGAAGGACGGCAAGGACCGGTTCGGGCTCAAGGACCGGCGGCCCGAGGCGCTGATCGACCTGCCGCAGTTCCCCGGCGACAACCTCGACAAGACGCGCAGCGGCGGCGATCTGTGCATCCAGGCGTGCGCGGACGACCCGCAGGTGGCGGTGCACGCGATCCGCAACCTGGCCCGGATCGGCATGGGCAAGATCGCCATCCGCTGGTCGCAGCTCGGCTTCGGCAAGACGTCCTCGACGACACCGGACGCCCAGACGCCGCGCAACATGCTGGGCTTCAAGGACGGCACCCGGAACATCGCGGGCACCGACACCGCCGCGCTGGACAAGCACGTGTGGGTCGGCGAGAAGGACGAGAAGGGCAAGGCCGGCTGGATGGCCGGCGGCTCCTACCTCGTCGCCCGCCGGATCCGGATGCACATCGAGACCTGGGACCGCACCTCGCTCAAGGAGCAGGAGGACGTCTTCGGCCGCGACAAGGGCGAGGGCGCCCCGGTCGGCCGGAAGAACGAGCGCGACGAACCGCATCTGAAGTCGATGCTGCCGACCGCGCACGTCCGCCTGGCGCACCCGGACACCAACGGCGGCATACGCATCCTGCGCCGCGGCTACTCCTTCACCGACGGTACGGACGGCCTGGGGCGGCTGGACGCGGGGCTGTTCTTCCTCGCCTACCAGCGCGACGTCCGCGAGGGCTTCGTCCCGCTCCAGCGGCGGCTGGCGGCCAACGACGCGCTCAACGAGTACATCCAGCACGTGGGTTCAGCGGTCTTCGCGGTCCCGCCGGGCGTCCGGAAGGCGGACGACTGGTGGGGCCGGCAGCTGTTCGCCTGA
- a CDS encoding PhzF family phenazine biosynthesis protein, which translates to MTDIEVLRVFCGPDGSAGNALGVVRDGAAVPGDAERAALAARLGFSETVFLDDAARGTVDIRTPSVRLPFAGHPLVGLAWLLRSLGRPPRVLRPPAGEVEVRFEGDVTWVRGRAEWVSSRRTAQYASPAEVDALPAPPPGEGWLYAWAWRDEAAGVVRARGFPRRIEERGVSRSGGAGARTGGIVEDEATGAAAVLLTHQLGRPLDIRQGAGSQLLTRPYPDGTVEVGGRVRHEAR; encoded by the coding sequence ATGACCGACATCGAGGTGCTCCGGGTGTTCTGCGGGCCGGACGGGTCCGCGGGTAACGCGCTGGGCGTCGTACGCGACGGCGCGGCGGTCCCGGGCGACGCCGAGCGGGCCGCGCTCGCCGCCCGACTCGGCTTCAGCGAAACGGTGTTCCTCGACGACGCCGCGCGCGGCACCGTCGACATCCGCACCCCGAGCGTCCGGCTCCCGTTCGCCGGCCATCCGCTGGTCGGCCTGGCCTGGCTGCTGCGGAGCCTGGGGCGGCCGCCGCGCGTCCTGCGCCCGCCGGCAGGCGAGGTCGAGGTCCGCTTCGAGGGCGACGTCACCTGGGTGCGCGGCCGCGCGGAGTGGGTGTCGTCGCGCCGGACCGCGCAATACGCCTCGCCGGCCGAGGTCGACGCGCTGCCCGCGCCGCCGCCGGGGGAGGGGTGGCTCTACGCCTGGGCGTGGCGGGACGAGGCCGCGGGCGTGGTGCGTGCGCGGGGGTTCCCGCGCCGCATTGAGGAGCGCGGCGTCAGCCGCTCCGGTGGGGCCGGTGCGCGCACCGGGGGGATCGTCGAGGACGAGGCCACCGGCGCCGCCGCCGTGCTGCTGACCCATCAGCTGGGCCGGCCCCTGGACATCCGCCAGGGCGCCGGCTCGCAGCTCCTCACCCGGCCGTACCCGGACGGCACCGTGGAGGTCGGCGGCCGGGTGCGGCACGAGGCGCGGTAG
- the efeO gene encoding iron uptake system protein EfeO gives MRALRSSAVAAVAAAAAVTAVAGCAAKNDGKGGGKGTVEVTATDSSCELSTKEFPAGHVRFAVQNKGSKVTEVYVYAPGDRIVTERENIGPGTSAEITAEVKAGAYEIACKPGMKGDGIRQKVTASGKAAGTAKRDPKLDAAVAAYREYVQEQADQTIPKAQKFADAVKSGDLDAAKKAYALSRVGWERTEPVAESFGDIDPKVDVRADGLEPGQKWTGWHKLEKSLWETKKISGDDKKLADQLMTDLKDWQKRVGKAEITPTSMANGAKELLDEVATGKVTGEEERYSHTDLIDFQGNVEGAEKAYELLKPVAAKNEPALAKELDKQFTAIHAQLDKHRDDKSADGFASYDTVSKSERKELSDGVNALAEPLSKLAAAVATGK, from the coding sequence ATGCGAGCCCTCCGCTCCTCCGCCGTCGCCGCCGTCGCCGCGGCGGCTGCCGTCACCGCCGTCGCCGGCTGCGCCGCGAAGAACGACGGCAAAGGGGGCGGCAAGGGGACCGTCGAGGTGACCGCGACCGACTCCAGCTGTGAGCTCTCCACCAAGGAGTTCCCCGCCGGGCACGTCCGCTTCGCGGTGCAGAACAAGGGCTCCAAGGTCACCGAGGTGTACGTCTACGCCCCGGGCGACCGGATCGTGACCGAGCGGGAGAACATCGGGCCCGGCACCAGCGCGGAGATCACCGCCGAGGTCAAGGCCGGTGCGTACGAGATCGCCTGCAAGCCGGGCATGAAGGGCGACGGCATCCGGCAGAAGGTGACCGCCAGCGGCAAGGCGGCCGGTACCGCCAAGCGCGACCCGAAGCTGGACGCCGCGGTCGCCGCCTACCGCGAGTACGTGCAGGAGCAGGCCGACCAGACGATCCCGAAGGCGCAGAAGTTCGCCGACGCGGTCAAGTCCGGCGACCTGGACGCGGCGAAGAAGGCGTACGCGCTCTCCCGGGTCGGCTGGGAGCGCACCGAGCCGGTGGCGGAGTCCTTCGGCGACATCGACCCCAAGGTCGACGTGCGGGCCGACGGGCTGGAGCCGGGCCAGAAGTGGACCGGCTGGCACAAGCTGGAGAAGTCCCTGTGGGAGACCAAGAAGATCTCCGGGGACGACAAGAAGCTCGCCGACCAGCTGATGACCGACCTCAAGGACTGGCAGAAGCGGGTCGGCAAGGCCGAGATCACCCCGACCAGCATGGCCAACGGCGCCAAGGAGCTGCTCGACGAGGTGGCCACCGGCAAGGTCACCGGTGAGGAAGAGCGCTACAGCCACACCGACCTGATCGACTTCCAGGGCAACGTCGAGGGCGCCGAGAAGGCGTACGAGCTGCTGAAGCCGGTCGCCGCCAAGAACGAGCCGGCGCTGGCCAAGGAGCTGGACAAGCAGTTCACGGCGATCCACGCGCAGCTCGACAAGCACCGCGACGACAAGTCCGCCGACGGGTTCGCCTCGTACGACACGGTCTCCAAGAGCGAGCGCAAGGAGCTGTCCGACGGCGTCAACGCGCTGGCGGAGCCGCTGTCCAAGCTGGCCGCCGCCGTGGCCACCGGCAAGTAG
- a CDS encoding multidrug effflux MFS transporter — MTEPGTRAADNADLPEIPGRDAAPGAPAAPGAGPSSRRTGLLVTLVLGGLTAVPPLSMDMYLPALPQVTAVLHSPAATVQLTLTTCLAGMALGQMIVGPMSDKWGRRRPLLAGMVIYVLATALCALATDAEVLIAFRLLQGLAGAAGIVIARAVVRDLYDGVAMARFFSTLMLISGVAPVVAPLIGGQILQITDWRGVFVVLTAVGVALTALVWRTLDETLPPARRHPGGLGEALRTMRELLADRVFSGYLLVGAFAFAALFAYISASPFVIQEIYGASPQVFSLLFGINSVGLVAVGQLNGKVLVGRVGLDKVLGTGLAVTALAATALLLMGSGLFGHVGLVPMAAGLFVLMASMGLIMPSTNTLALLRTPHAAGSASALLGTSTFLLGSVASPLVGVAGERTAVPMALVQLSCAVLALVSFLGLCRPWQRRKESTP, encoded by the coding sequence ATGACGGAGCCCGGGACCCGCGCCGCCGACAACGCGGACCTGCCCGAGATACCCGGGCGGGACGCGGCACCGGGTGCACCGGCCGCACCCGGCGCAGGGCCGTCGTCCCGCCGCACCGGCCTCCTGGTCACCCTCGTCCTCGGTGGCCTCACGGCCGTCCCGCCGCTCTCCATGGACATGTACCTGCCGGCCCTGCCGCAGGTCACCGCCGTACTGCACAGCCCGGCGGCCACCGTCCAGCTGACCCTGACCACCTGCCTGGCCGGGATGGCACTGGGCCAGATGATCGTCGGGCCGATGAGCGACAAGTGGGGGCGCCGCCGTCCGCTGCTGGCCGGCATGGTGATCTACGTCCTGGCCACCGCCCTGTGCGCGCTCGCCACCGACGCCGAAGTCCTCATCGCCTTCCGCCTGCTGCAGGGCCTGGCGGGCGCCGCCGGCATCGTCATCGCCCGGGCGGTGGTGCGCGACCTCTACGACGGCGTCGCGATGGCCCGCTTCTTCTCCACGCTCATGCTGATCTCCGGCGTGGCCCCGGTCGTCGCCCCGCTCATCGGCGGCCAGATCCTCCAGATCACCGACTGGCGGGGCGTGTTCGTCGTGCTGACCGCCGTCGGCGTGGCCCTCACCGCCCTGGTCTGGCGCACCCTGGACGAGACCCTGCCGCCCGCGCGGCGGCACCCCGGCGGCCTGGGCGAGGCGCTGCGCACCATGCGCGAACTGCTCGCCGACCGGGTCTTCTCCGGCTACCTCCTCGTCGGCGCGTTCGCCTTCGCCGCCCTCTTCGCCTACATCTCGGCCTCCCCGTTCGTCATCCAGGAGATCTACGGCGCCTCCCCGCAGGTCTTCAGCCTGCTCTTCGGCATCAACTCCGTCGGCCTGGTCGCGGTCGGCCAGCTCAACGGCAAGGTGCTGGTCGGCCGGGTCGGCCTGGACAAGGTGCTGGGCACCGGCCTGGCCGTGACCGCGCTGGCGGCCACCGCGCTGCTGCTGATGGGCTCCGGCCTCTTCGGGCACGTCGGGCTGGTCCCCATGGCCGCCGGCCTCTTCGTCCTGATGGCCTCCATGGGCCTGATCATGCCGAGCACCAACACCCTGGCCCTGCTGCGCACCCCGCACGCGGCCGGTTCCGCCTCGGCGCTGCTGGGCACCTCGACGTTCCTCCTGGGCTCGGTGGCCTCCCCGCTGGTGGGCGTCGCGGGGGAGCGGACCGCCGTACCGATGGCCCTCGTCCAGCTGTCCTGCGCCGTTTTGGCGCTCGTGAGCTTCCTGGGACTGTGCCGCCCGTGGCAGCGTAGGAAGGAGAGCACCCCGTAG
- a CDS encoding heme oxygenase (biliverdin-producing) — translation MAASSPTGPRHSSGAPSPTPAPATPFSTVIRTASHEQHTEAEHAPFMSDLLGGRLGVTAYRCYTEQLWFLYRALEGASGALAGDPVAGPFLHPELARTAELERDLAHLGGPSWRDGLEPLPATAAYADRVTACARDWPAGYVAHHYTRYLGDLSGGQLIRGTAEKTWGFARKGDGVRFYVFEDIANPAAFKRAYRALLDALPLDDLEKQRVVDECKLAFRLNTAVFRELGEQFPLSA, via the coding sequence TTGGCAGCGTCCAGCCCGACCGGCCCGCGCCACTCGTCCGGCGCCCCGTCCCCCACGCCCGCGCCCGCGACGCCGTTCTCCACGGTCATCCGCACCGCGTCGCACGAGCAGCACACCGAGGCCGAGCACGCCCCGTTCATGAGCGACCTCCTCGGCGGCAGGCTCGGGGTGACGGCGTACCGCTGCTACACCGAACAGCTGTGGTTCCTCTACCGCGCGCTGGAGGGCGCCTCCGGGGCGCTCGCCGGGGATCCGGTCGCCGGTCCCTTCCTCCACCCGGAGCTGGCCCGCACCGCCGAGCTGGAGCGCGACCTCGCACACCTGGGCGGCCCGTCCTGGCGCGACGGGCTGGAGCCGCTGCCGGCCACCGCCGCGTACGCGGACCGGGTCACCGCCTGCGCCCGCGACTGGCCGGCCGGCTATGTCGCCCACCACTACACCCGCTACCTCGGCGACCTCTCCGGCGGCCAGCTGATCCGCGGCACGGCCGAGAAGACCTGGGGCTTCGCCCGCAAGGGCGACGGGGTGCGGTTCTACGTCTTCGAGGACATCGCCAACCCGGCCGCCTTCAAGCGCGCGTACCGCGCCCTGCTGGACGCCCTGCCGCTGGACGACCTGGAGAAGCAACGGGTCGTCGACGAGTGCAAGCTCGCCTTCCGGCTCAACACCGCCGTCTTCCGGGAGCTGGGCGAGCAGTTCCCGCTGAGCGCGTAG
- a CDS encoding small ribosomal subunit Rsm22 family protein, translating to MHEELRAALAGLLDGLPPKQAAQAVDRLIANYRGRTPTDAPVLRDRADVAAYAAYRMPATFEAVRAALAAFADRVPDWSPATHVDIGGGTGAATWATAATWQGHHSTVLDWAQPALDLGAELADGILPGTDWQRRTLGEGLTLPAGTDLVTVSYVLGELRPEDRRAVVAAAATATAVVLVEPGTPDGYLRIREARTQLTEAGLRIVAPCPHSGTCPIVPLVGGVGAPPAVAGGDWCHFAARVSRSSLHRQVKGGSLPYEDEKFSYVAATTLDATPAAARIVRRPQLRKGQVLLDLCTTTDGLQRETVTKRHGAAYKAARDAAWGDDWS from the coding sequence ATGCACGAGGAACTGCGCGCCGCACTGGCCGGCCTGCTCGACGGCCTGCCGCCCAAGCAGGCCGCGCAGGCCGTCGACCGCCTGATCGCCAACTACCGGGGCCGCACCCCCACCGACGCCCCGGTGCTGCGCGACCGCGCGGACGTGGCCGCGTACGCCGCCTACCGCATGCCGGCCACCTTCGAAGCCGTACGGGCCGCCCTCGCCGCCTTCGCCGACCGCGTCCCCGACTGGTCCCCGGCCACCCACGTCGACATCGGCGGCGGCACCGGCGCCGCCACCTGGGCCACCGCCGCCACCTGGCAGGGCCACCACAGCACCGTCCTGGACTGGGCCCAGCCCGCCCTCGACCTCGGCGCGGAACTGGCCGACGGCATCCTCCCCGGCACCGACTGGCAACGCCGCACCCTCGGCGAAGGGCTGACCCTGCCCGCCGGCACGGACCTGGTCACCGTCTCCTACGTGCTCGGCGAGCTGCGCCCCGAGGACCGCCGCGCCGTCGTCGCCGCGGCCGCCACCGCCACCGCCGTCGTCCTCGTCGAACCCGGCACCCCCGACGGCTACCTCCGCATCCGCGAGGCCCGCACCCAGCTCACCGAGGCCGGCCTGCGCATCGTCGCGCCCTGCCCGCACAGCGGCACCTGCCCGATCGTCCCGCTTGTCGGGGGGGTGGGGGCACCCCCAGCGGTAGCTGGGGGAGACTGGTGCCACTTCGCCGCCCGGGTCAGCCGCTCCTCCCTGCACCGCCAGGTCAAGGGCGGCTCCCTGCCGTACGAGGACGAGAAGTTCAGCTACGTGGCCGCCACCACCCTCGACGCCACACCCGCCGCCGCCCGCATCGTCCGCAGGCCGCAGCTCCGCAAGGGCCAGGTCCTGCTGGACCTGTGCACGACGACGGACGGGCTGCAGCGGGAGACGGTCACCAAGCGCCACGGCGCCGCGTACAAGGCGGCCCGCGACGCCGCCTGGGGCGACGACTGGTCCTGA
- the efeU gene encoding iron uptake transporter permease EfeU: MFGNYLIGLREGLEASLVVCILIAYLVKTGRREALRPVWLGITLAVVLSFAFGAALQFGSETLTFKAQEALGGSLSIIAVGLVTWMVFWMRRTARHLKKELHGKLDAALQMGTVALVITAFLSVGREGLETALFIWTAAQSANDGVRPLVGALLGLLTAVVLGWLFYRGAVRINLAKFFTWTGAMLVVVAAGVLAYGFHDLQEADILPGLGSQAFDISAQIPADSWYGTLLKGIFNFQPDPTVLQVTVWALYLVPTLSFFFAPGRVAPNRATPAAAQSAPVAPKEPEPHDTQVAVPGARSTDVGSDGAGDTERVHDGARREGDAAGGGEG, from the coding sequence GTGTTCGGCAACTACCTGATCGGTCTGCGCGAGGGCCTGGAAGCCAGCCTCGTCGTATGCATCCTGATCGCCTATCTGGTCAAGACCGGCAGGCGGGAGGCGTTGCGCCCGGTCTGGCTCGGCATCACCCTCGCGGTGGTGCTGTCGTTCGCGTTCGGTGCGGCGCTCCAGTTCGGCTCGGAGACGCTGACGTTCAAGGCGCAGGAGGCGCTCGGCGGTTCGCTGTCGATCATCGCGGTGGGCCTGGTGACGTGGATGGTCTTCTGGATGCGGCGCACCGCGCGGCATCTGAAGAAGGAGCTGCACGGCAAGCTGGACGCGGCGCTGCAGATGGGCACCGTGGCGCTGGTGATCACCGCGTTCCTGTCGGTCGGCCGGGAGGGCCTGGAGACCGCGCTGTTCATCTGGACCGCCGCGCAGTCCGCGAACGACGGCGTACGGCCGCTGGTCGGGGCGCTGCTGGGGCTGCTGACGGCCGTCGTGCTGGGCTGGCTGTTCTACCGCGGCGCGGTGCGGATCAACCTGGCGAAGTTCTTCACCTGGACCGGCGCCATGCTGGTGGTGGTCGCGGCGGGCGTGCTGGCGTACGGCTTCCACGACCTCCAGGAGGCGGACATCCTGCCGGGGCTCGGCTCGCAGGCGTTCGACATCAGCGCGCAGATCCCGGCGGACAGTTGGTACGGCACCCTCCTCAAGGGCATCTTCAACTTCCAGCCGGACCCGACCGTCCTCCAGGTCACGGTGTGGGCTCTGTATCTGGTCCCCACGCTGTCGTTCTTCTTCGCCCCCGGTAGGGTTGCGCCGAATCGTGCCACCCCGGCGGCCGCCCAGTCCGCCCCGGTCGCCCCGAAGGAGCCCGAGCCCCATGACACGCAGGTCGCCGTTCCGGGTGCCCGCAGCACTGACGTCGGCAGCGACGGCGCTGGTGATACTGAGCGGGTGCATGACGGTGCACGGCGAGAGGGAGATGCTGCCGGCGGTGGGGAAGGCTGA
- a CDS encoding serine hydrolase domain-containing protein produces MVRGVCALPEGRPSWCPGVVVLAGRGPVVVAEAAAGWAHRYRAYDPDQDRGLDLPRDLWEPMRVGTVFDLASLSKLFTAVVAIQQVERGRLVLNDPVRAHLPAFAPGITVRQLLTHTSGLAPELPFYAHEGRGAQLELLWRETAAPTGRPDTSYLYSDLNLICLQLILEQLTGRRLDALVREGITGPLGMSSTCYGPLAPHGVAATEDQRRPWAKVDRGMLRGEVHDENAWALGGVAGHAGLFSTAQDLAVLCRTLLNGGAYGTARILGAGAVAALLDPPGLGFGIDQPYFMGELAGHGAAGHTGFTGTSLLLDRATDTFLILLANTVHPRRRTGGSAPRAAAATRLARAVVRGA; encoded by the coding sequence ATGGTGCGCGGCGTGTGCGCGCTGCCCGAGGGCCGGCCGTCGTGGTGCCCGGGCGTGGTGGTGCTGGCGGGACGCGGCCCGGTCGTGGTCGCCGAGGCCGCCGCCGGCTGGGCCCACCGCTACCGGGCGTACGACCCCGACCAGGACCGCGGCCTCGATCTGCCGCGCGACCTGTGGGAGCCGATGCGGGTCGGCACCGTCTTCGACCTCGCCTCGCTCAGCAAGCTCTTCACCGCCGTCGTCGCGATCCAGCAGGTCGAACGCGGCCGGCTGGTCCTCAACGACCCGGTCCGGGCCCACCTGCCGGCCTTCGCCCCGGGCATCACCGTCCGGCAGCTGCTCACCCACACCTCCGGCCTCGCCCCCGAGCTGCCGTTCTACGCCCACGAGGGGCGCGGCGCCCAGCTGGAGCTGCTGTGGCGGGAGACCGCCGCCCCCACCGGCCGCCCCGACACCAGCTACCTCTACTCCGACCTCAATCTGATCTGCCTCCAGCTGATCCTGGAGCAGCTCACCGGGCGCCGCCTGGACGCGCTGGTCCGCGAGGGCATCACCGGCCCGCTGGGCATGTCCAGCACCTGCTACGGCCCGCTGGCGCCGCACGGGGTGGCGGCCACGGAGGACCAGCGGCGCCCCTGGGCCAAGGTGGACCGGGGGATGCTCCGCGGCGAGGTGCACGACGAGAACGCCTGGGCACTGGGCGGGGTGGCCGGCCACGCGGGCCTCTTCTCCACCGCCCAGGACCTGGCCGTGCTCTGCCGCACGCTGCTCAACGGCGGCGCCTACGGCACCGCCCGGATCCTCGGCGCCGGCGCGGTCGCCGCGCTGCTCGATCCGCCCGGCCTCGGATTCGGCATCGACCAGCCGTATTTCATGGGGGAGTTGGCGGGCCACGGCGCCGCCGGGCACACCGGTTTCACCGGCACCAGCCTGCTCCTGGACCGCGCCACCGACACCTTCCTGATCCTGCTCGCCAACACCGTCCACCCGCGCCGCCGCACCGGCGGCAGCGCCCCGCGCGCCGCGGCCGCCACCCGGCTGGCCAGAGCGGTGGTCCGGGGCGCCTGA